The following are encoded in a window of Kogia breviceps isolate mKogBre1 chromosome 12, mKogBre1 haplotype 1, whole genome shotgun sequence genomic DNA:
- the COPZ1 gene encoding coatomer subunit zeta-1 isoform X2 produces MEALILEPSLYTVKAILILDNDGDRLFAKYYDDTYPSVKEQKAFEKNIFNKTHRTDSEIALLEGLTVVYKSSIDLYFYVIGSSYENELMLMAVLNCLFDSLSQMLRKNVEKRALLENMEGLFLAVDEIVDGGVILESDPQQVVHRVALRGEDVPLTEQTVSQVLQSAKEQIKWSLLR; encoded by the exons ATGGAGGCGCTGATTTTG GAGCCCTCCCTGTATACTGTCAAAGCCATCCTGATTCTGGACAATGATGGAGATCGACTTTTTGCCAAG TACTATGACGACACCTACCCCAGTGTCAAGGAGCAAAAGGCCTTTGAGAAGAACATTTTCAACAAGACCCACCGGACTGACA GTGAAATTGCCCTCTTGGAAGGCCTCACAGTGGTATACAAAAGCAGCATCGATCTCTATTTCTATGTGATCGGCAGCTCCTATGAAAATGAG CTGATGCTCATGGCTGTTCTGAATTGCCTCTTCGACTCATTGAGCCAGATGCTGAG GAAAAATGTAGAAAAGCGAGCTCTACTGGAGAACATGGAGGGGCTCTTCTTGGCTGTGGATGAAATCGTAGACGGAGG gGTGATCCTGGAGAGCGATCCCCAGCAAGTGGTACACCGGGTGGCGTTAAGG GGAGAAGATGTCCCCCTTACGGAGCAGACCGTGTCTCAG